The Oscillospiraceae bacterium genome has a segment encoding these proteins:
- a CDS encoding radical SAM mobile pair protein B: protein MEEVINGILIHEVETKNIMTKSSLPVGGYSVNPYVGCTHACKYCYASFMKRFTGHKEEWGTFLDVKHWPEIKNPKKYAGQRVVIGSVTDGYNPQEEQFGNTRKLLEQLIGSDADILICTKSDLVVRDIDLLKKLGRVTVSWSINTLDENFKNDMDSASSIERRIAAMKQVYEAGIRTVCFVSPVFPGITDFEAIFERVKDQCDLFWLENLNLRGGFKKTIMDYIAGKYPDLVPLYDEIYNKHNRNYFEALEVKAEKMAKKHDCAFVDNEMPYGRVPQGHPVIVDYFYHEEIRGTENTGKRNL from the coding sequence ATGGAAGAAGTAATAAATGGAATCCTCATTCATGAGGTGGAAACAAAGAACATCATGACCAAGTCCAGTCTGCCGGTAGGCGGTTACTCGGTCAATCCTTATGTAGGCTGTACACATGCCTGCAAGTATTGCTATGCTTCTTTTATGAAGCGCTTTACCGGCCACAAGGAGGAATGGGGCACTTTCCTTGATGTGAAGCATTGGCCGGAAATTAAAAATCCGAAGAAATATGCCGGACAGCGTGTGGTCATCGGTTCTGTAACGGATGGCTACAATCCACAGGAGGAGCAATTCGGGAATACCAGAAAACTTCTGGAGCAGCTCATCGGCAGTGATGCAGATATTTTGATCTGCACAAAGTCTGATCTTGTGGTACGGGATATTGATCTGCTGAAGAAGCTTGGACGAGTAACCGTTTCATGGTCGATCAACACACTGGATGAAAATTTCAAGAACGATATGGACTCTGCTTCAAGCATTGAGCGCCGTATCGCCGCTATGAAGCAGGTATATGAAGCAGGTATCCGTACAGTCTGTTTCGTATCCCCGGTATTCCCCGGTATCACGGATTTTGAAGCAATCTTTGAGCGGGTAAAGGATCAGTGCGATCTGTTCTGGCTCGAAAATCTCAATCTTCGAGGCGGTTTCAAAAAGACAATTATGGATTATATAGCCGGAAAATATCCTGATCTTGTACCACTTTACGACGAGATCTATAACAAGCATAACCGCAACTACTTTGAAGCACTTGAAGTAAAAGCTGAGAAAATGGCTAAGAAGCATGATTGTGCCTTTGTGGATAATGAAATGCCTTATGGCAGAGTCCCGCAGGGACATCCGGTAATCGTGGATTATTTCTATCATGAGGAAATCAGAGGGACAGAAAATACCGGAAAAAGAAATCTTTAA
- a CDS encoding radical SAM mobile pair protein A, translating to MSICIKDQIQNMNLVIGCTLGCAYCNARNNVKRWHMIDDFADPEFFPGKLKMMEKKRPQNFLLTGMSDFSGWKPEWRDEVFAKIRENPQHQFLFLTKRPDLLDFDTDLENAWFGVTVTRKAELWRIDALRKNVRAKHYHVTFEPLFDDPGTVDLSQINWIVVGTMTGAQSRKIHTEPEWAWSLTDQAHALDIPVFMKEDLVPIIGNENMIQEMPEEFNKVLEEQRSWKK from the coding sequence ATGAGTATTTGTATCAAAGATCAGATTCAGAACATGAATCTCGTCATCGGCTGCACATTGGGGTGTGCATATTGCAATGCCCGCAACAACGTGAAACGCTGGCATATGATTGATGACTTCGCTGACCCTGAATTCTTTCCGGGTAAGCTCAAGATGATGGAAAAGAAACGTCCGCAGAACTTTCTTCTTACCGGGATGAGCGATTTCTCCGGATGGAAGCCGGAATGGAGAGACGAGGTATTTGCAAAGATCCGTGAAAATCCACAGCATCAGTTCCTGTTCCTTACCAAGCGACCTGATTTGCTGGATTTTGATACCGATCTGGAAAACGCATGGTTTGGCGTTACGGTGACGAGAAAAGCAGAACTGTGGCGTATCGACGCCCTTCGGAAAAACGTCAGAGCAAAACATTACCATGTTACCTTTGAGCCGTTATTCGATGATCCCGGCACAGTTGACCTTTCCCAAATCAACTGGATCGTTGTCGGCACTATGACCGGGGCTCAGAGCAGGAAGATTCATACGGAGCCGGAATGGGCATGGTCTCTGACGGACCAGGCACACGCACTCGACATTCCGGTGTTTATGAAGGAAGACCTTGTCCCTATCATAGGGAATGAAAATATGATTCAGGAAATGCCGGAGGAATTTAATAAAGTGTTAGAGGAACAGAGATCATGGAAGAAGTAA
- a CDS encoding alpha/beta hydrolase yields MNVQVNGVILYYEKQGSGPPLVLLHGNGEDGRIFDRTAEVLAPHYTVYTIDSRCHGKSSRNVPLSYDLMAADVLAFSKALKLEKPVICGFSDGGIVALLAAIRAPELPGALIACGANTTPAGLKWPVRLGMALRYLVCREPRTKMMLCQPQISPAMLGRIQVPTLVLCGAHDMIRPADSRAIAAAIPGARLQELPHEGHGTYIVHSPKLAHLVLAFLRTL; encoded by the coding sequence ATGAATGTACAGGTCAACGGCGTGATATTATATTATGAAAAGCAGGGCAGCGGGCCGCCGCTGGTGCTGCTCCACGGCAATGGGGAGGATGGACGCATTTTTGACCGTACCGCAGAAGTATTGGCCCCTCATTACACCGTCTACACCATTGACAGCCGCTGCCACGGCAAAAGCAGCCGCAATGTGCCCCTAAGTTATGACTTAATGGCGGCAGACGTGCTGGCATTTTCAAAAGCATTAAAGTTGGAAAAGCCGGTGATCTGCGGCTTTTCGGATGGGGGAATCGTGGCGCTGCTGGCAGCAATCCGGGCGCCGGAATTGCCCGGTGCGCTGATCGCCTGCGGCGCCAATACCACCCCGGCAGGGCTGAAGTGGCCGGTGCGCCTGGGTATGGCGCTTCGTTACCTGGTGTGCCGGGAACCGCGGACCAAAATGATGCTCTGTCAGCCCCAGATCTCCCCGGCTATGTTAGGGCGTATTCAGGTGCCTACACTGGTGTTGTGCGGCGCCCACGATATGATCCGCCCGGCAGACAGCCGCGCTATTGCCGCCGCCATTCCCGGCGCCCGGTTGCAAGAATTGCCCCATGAGGGCCATGGTACTTATATCGTCCACAGTCCTAAACTGGCCCACCTGGTGCTGGCATTTCTGCGAACCCTGTGA
- a CDS encoding glycoside-pentoside-hexuronide (GPH):cation symporter, whose amino-acid sequence MEQTELKERRYVGVRETLIYGVANGGQVIGYNLVRMQLTFFLVTVFGIPGQAVSLMIFFMGIWDTMNDPIMGTIVDKTRTRYGKLRPYLLFVPIPLGVATILFFGGAEFLRGVESTTAKIVYMCITYFIWEFFYTIGDIPFWGMSAAISPNPKDRSRVITSARLISGAIGGLVGPVISIFIDLQKSGKIGMDMRQLFFILGIVAGTFGMGLFSLAGLCTKERVMQQSEEPKISDCFKCLVKNKPLLLIVCSNVLGTVESIADAFTQYFYLFTLGSASLSIVAGIPGTVTGFLAYTFIPALERRWTSKQIVIRAVIVKAVVSSAIFLIGAHWYRDPRVIVPLMMVWGVFNSAISSIKMVIPTKMIGDTVDYMEWKTKERSEGTSFSLLTFVSKLTGSLATAVSAALIPVIGLQQVNQDMVLPEGGELNTRFLLWAIVTIIPAVLNLLSLIPFIFYDLEGEKLDTIHRELAQRRENLTGAAADAE is encoded by the coding sequence ATGGAACAAACGGAACTGAAAGAGCGACGCTATGTAGGCGTTCGCGAAACCTTGATCTACGGCGTTGCCAACGGCGGCCAGGTGATCGGCTACAACTTGGTGCGTATGCAGCTGACCTTTTTCCTGGTCACTGTATTCGGCATACCCGGCCAGGCCGTGTCGCTGATGATCTTCTTTATGGGGATCTGGGACACCATGAACGACCCGATCATGGGCACCATTGTAGACAAGACCCGTACCCGCTACGGTAAGCTGCGGCCTTATCTGCTCTTTGTACCCATTCCGCTGGGTGTCGCCACCATTCTCTTTTTCGGCGGCGCGGAGTTTTTGCGCGGGGTGGAGTCTACCACCGCCAAGATCGTCTACATGTGTATCACCTATTTTATTTGGGAGTTCTTTTACACCATTGGTGATATTCCCTTTTGGGGAATGTCGGCAGCCATCTCGCCGAACCCCAAGGATCGCAGCCGGGTCATTACCTCGGCCCGCCTGATCTCCGGTGCCATCGGCGGCCTGGTGGGTCCGGTTATCTCCATCTTCATTGACCTGCAAAAGAGCGGCAAGATCGGCATGGATATGCGGCAGCTATTCTTTATCTTGGGCATTGTGGCCGGCACATTCGGTATGGGTCTGTTCTCCCTGGCCGGGCTGTGCACCAAAGAACGGGTGATGCAGCAAAGCGAGGAGCCAAAAATCTCCGACTGCTTTAAGTGCCTGGTAAAGAACAAGCCGCTGCTGCTGATCGTGTGCTCCAATGTGCTGGGCACTGTGGAGAGCATTGCAGACGCCTTTACCCAGTATTTTTATCTCTTTACCCTGGGCAGCGCCAGTCTGTCCATTGTGGCGGGTATTCCCGGCACGGTTACCGGATTTTTGGCCTATACCTTTATTCCGGCGCTGGAACGGCGCTGGACCTCCAAGCAGATCGTCATTCGTGCGGTGATCGTCAAGGCTGTGGTATCCAGCGCCATCTTCCTGATCGGCGCCCACTGGTATCGTGATCCCCGGGTGATCGTGCCGCTGATGATGGTGTGGGGCGTGTTTAACTCCGCCATAAGCAGCATAAAAATGGTGATCCCCACCAAAATGATCGGCGACACGGTGGACTATATGGAATGGAAAACCAAGGAGCGCAGCGAAGGCACCTCTTTCTCTCTGCTCACTTTCGTCAGTAAGCTCACCGGCTCTTTGGCCACCGCCGTGTCCGCAGCGCTGATCCCGGTGATCGGACTGCAACAGGTGAACCAAGATATGGTGCTGCCGGAGGGCGGCGAGTTGAATACCCGTTTCCTGCTTTGGGCCATTGTGACCATCATTCCCGCCGTGCTGAATCTGTTGTCCCTGATCCCGTTTATTTTCTACGACCTGGAGGGCGAAAAGCTGGACACCATCCACCGGGAGCTGGCACAGCGGAGAGAAAACCTGACCGGCGCTGCCGCAGACGCAGAATAA
- a CDS encoding alpha/beta fold hydrolase: protein MKAIGILLAVTAAAVVLLFFVCGFIFNQLVWRKTVSVPRWITDRIAGNAMPDAYEKKNNAAVAAFSQLPIRSVELHTPDGARLAAKVLTPEKPNGRLLIACHGARSCGTGEFALMAPYLYKKGYTVLFPDHRGCGESDGKYMGYGTHESRDTLLWLDYAKIHYPDLPVFLLGVSMGGATVLMMSDKVDPAQVKGIIADCAYTSAWAEFRYQLRTSFHLPPFPILHICNLYCKLFAGYSFHQAAPIAAVAKARVPVLFIHGKKDDFVPFFMRDQLYNACPTEKAKLTVPAAVHARSYYTDPTAYQLALERFTENCLAPKA, encoded by the coding sequence ATGAAAGCAATCGGCATTCTGTTGGCAGTGACCGCCGCAGCGGTGGTGCTGCTGTTTTTCGTATGCGGCTTTATTTTTAACCAGCTGGTATGGCGCAAAACCGTGTCCGTACCCCGCTGGATCACAGACCGCATTGCCGGCAACGCCATGCCGGACGCGTATGAAAAAAAGAACAACGCTGCCGTGGCAGCTTTTTCGCAGCTGCCGATTCGATCGGTGGAACTGCACACGCCGGACGGTGCACGACTGGCAGCCAAAGTGCTGACTCCGGAGAAGCCCAACGGCCGCCTACTGATCGCCTGCCACGGCGCACGCAGCTGCGGCACCGGCGAATTTGCCCTTATGGCGCCTTATCTGTATAAAAAAGGCTATACGGTACTGTTTCCGGATCACCGGGGCTGCGGCGAAAGCGACGGCAAATATATGGGCTACGGAACCCACGAGAGCCGGGACACCCTGCTTTGGCTGGACTATGCAAAGATCCATTATCCGGACCTGCCGGTATTTTTGCTTGGGGTATCCATGGGCGGTGCCACAGTTCTGATGATGAGCGACAAGGTGGACCCGGCGCAAGTAAAAGGCATCATTGCCGACTGCGCTTACACCAGCGCCTGGGCGGAATTCCGCTACCAACTGCGCACCTCGTTCCATCTGCCGCCCTTTCCCATTCTGCACATTTGCAATCTATACTGTAAGCTGTTTGCCGGCTATTCCTTCCACCAAGCTGCGCCGATTGCGGCGGTAGCCAAAGCCCGGGTGCCGGTACTGTTTATCCACGGCAAGAAGGACGACTTTGTGCCTTTCTTTATGCGGGATCAACTCTATAACGCCTGCCCCACGGAAAAGGCAAAGCTGACCGTACCGGCAGCCGTCCACGCCAGGAGCTACTACACCGACCCTACTGCCTATCAGTTGGCGCTGGAGCGGTTTACAGAGAATTGCCTGGCACCTAAAGCATAA
- a CDS encoding radical SAM mobile pair system MarR family transcriptional regulator, which yields MKTNGGFLVTKIKQLGDRIFEKILSEKNIDAFNGAQGRILYVLWQEDGISIRSLSTQCGLAITSLTTMLERMENQGLISRVQSETDKRKTLLFLTEKAHALKGEYDSVSDEMGSIYYKGFSEEEITRFEECLDRIRKNLEEWQKS from the coding sequence ATGAAAACAAATGGCGGATTTCTTGTCACCAAAATAAAACAACTTGGAGACCGGATTTTTGAGAAGATTCTCAGCGAAAAGAATATTGATGCGTTCAATGGAGCCCAGGGGCGCATTCTTTATGTGCTGTGGCAGGAGGATGGTATCTCAATCAGATCACTCTCGACTCAATGCGGATTAGCGATAACATCTCTTACGACGATGCTGGAAAGAATGGAAAATCAAGGGCTGATAAGCCGTGTTCAGTCTGAAACGGACAAAAGGAAAACCCTCCTGTTTCTGACCGAGAAAGCACATGCCTTAAAGGGCGAGTACGATTCTGTATCTGATGAGATGGGCAGTATTTACTACAAAGGTTTTTCAGAGGAAGAAATTACCCGGTTTGAGGAATGCCTTGACCGCATCAGAAAGAATCTTGAGGAGTGGCAGAAGTCATGA
- a CDS encoding alpha-L-fucosidase: MTIKEYLQQIDDVITNGKYKDSWESLSNHKTPDWYYKGKLGIFIHWGIYSVPAYGNEWYSRSMYDKKCKEYLYHRKNYGPQNKFGYKDFIPMFKGEKFNADKWLALFKESGAKFVMPVCEHHDGFAMYDTVFNRWNAKAMGPCRDITGEIKKACENNGLTFCASTHRAEHYFFMNMGRTFDSDVNDEKYRDFYGPAVYCPEWDSHTIHKTTADTYSIGASKEWLEDWLVRTCELIDKYQPADLYFDWWIHNHSFKPFLKKLCAYYYNRAEEWGEEVTINYKHEAFPPTVATFDVERGALTDISPIPWQTDTAIGKHSWGYTKNNEFKSARHIITDLIDIVSKNGMLLLNVGPKADGTITDEETAVLKQLGAWLKLNGEGIYNTTFWKTFGEGKVNNKAGFFQDSSEKKFTNKDFRFTYKNGYIYAFQMRPNGKDAVIKTLKKKNGPDFIIKNITLLSTGEKLEFERSDTKLTVKANSRFSDNYPICFKIEID; encoded by the coding sequence ATGACAATTAAGGAATACTTACAGCAGATAGATGATGTAATCACAAACGGGAAATATAAAGATAGTTGGGAGTCTTTATCCAATCACAAAACACCGGACTGGTATTATAAAGGCAAGCTTGGAATATTTATTCACTGGGGAATATACAGTGTACCGGCTTATGGCAACGAGTGGTATTCGCGTTCAATGTACGATAAAAAATGCAAAGAATATTTATATCACAGAAAAAATTACGGGCCTCAAAATAAATTCGGTTACAAAGATTTTATACCTATGTTTAAAGGTGAAAAATTCAATGCAGATAAATGGCTGGCTCTTTTTAAAGAAAGCGGTGCAAAATTTGTAATGCCCGTTTGTGAACATCACGATGGATTTGCTATGTATGATACAGTATTTAACCGCTGGAATGCCAAAGCAATGGGACCTTGCCGAGATATTACTGGCGAGATAAAGAAAGCGTGTGAGAATAATGGCTTGACCTTCTGTGCATCAACACACAGAGCCGAGCATTATTTCTTTATGAATATGGGCAGAACATTTGACAGTGATGTAAATGATGAAAAGTACAGAGATTTTTACGGACCCGCTGTTTATTGCCCTGAATGGGACAGCCATACAATACATAAAACGACAGCAGATACTTATTCCATCGGTGCAAGCAAAGAATGGCTTGAAGATTGGCTTGTGCGCACCTGCGAACTTATAGATAAATATCAGCCGGCTGACCTTTATTTTGATTGGTGGATTCACAACCATTCATTTAAGCCGTTTCTTAAAAAGCTGTGTGCTTATTACTACAACAGAGCAGAGGAGTGGGGCGAAGAGGTTACCATCAACTATAAGCATGAGGCATTTCCACCTACTGTGGCAACCTTTGATGTTGAGCGCGGCGCTTTAACAGATATATCCCCTATTCCTTGGCAAACCGATACTGCGATAGGCAAACACTCGTGGGGATATACAAAAAACAACGAATTCAAATCAGCAAGGCACATTATTACTGATTTAATAGATATTGTAAGCAAAAATGGAATGTTACTTTTGAATGTAGGCCCAAAAGCCGACGGTACAATTACAGATGAAGAAACTGCTGTACTGAAACAATTAGGCGCTTGGCTTAAACTAAACGGTGAAGGAATTTACAACACAACATTTTGGAAAACCTTTGGCGAAGGAAAAGTCAATAACAAAGCGGGATTTTTCCAAGATTCAAGTGAAAAGAAATTTACAAATAAAGATTTTCGATTTACATATAAAAACGGGTATATCTACGCATTTCAAATGCGCCCTAACGGTAAGGACGCTGTAATAAAAACACTTAAAAAGAAAAACGGACCTGATTTTATAATTAAAAATATTACACTTCTTTCAACCGGCGAAAAGCTCGAATTTGAAAGAAGCGATACTAAATTAACAGTTAAAGCAAACAGCCGATTTAGCGATAACTACCCTATTTGTTTTAAAATCGAAATTGATTAG
- a CDS encoding metallophosphoesterase family protein, whose protein sequence is MKTLRNALTALLTALLILGTLPFTALAADKTAGAPLQFKNGKFKILILADIQDTNTPQQATVDLMNNAIDQTKPDFIALTGDNIAGWWKGVTPEETKAAVDIVGKAINDRKIPFALVFGNHDHEGLCDEQNGMTEEQAKKQLMAWFQAYEYCMAVDGEEMTGVGNYNLPILNTAGNKTVFNLWFMDSNPYTDESEGGGYGYVHKDQIDWYERTSNALKAENDGKPVPSLLFQHIVVPEVYDMFTEVSKGTKGAVRGNANHTSQYYVTNPDYIDAGHLNEGPCPANTANDGQLDSWVKQGDILGAIFGHDHVNDYAGTYKGIRLLAAPAVTFYSYGNYRGVRTIDLDESNLTTFQTQVIPADKLMDYTVKNPYIREHGYYEYKSVFIPALCGGIAGLAALTAVIIVLVKVIKKHKAKK, encoded by the coding sequence ATGAAAACCCTGCGTAACGCCCTGACTGCCCTGTTGACCGCCCTGCTGATTTTGGGCACTCTGCCCTTTACGGCGCTGGCTGCGGACAAAACGGCCGGCGCGCCCCTGCAATTCAAAAACGGCAAATTCAAAATTTTAATCTTAGCCGATATTCAAGACACCAACACCCCCCAGCAGGCCACCGTGGACCTGATGAACAACGCCATTGACCAGACGAAGCCGGACTTTATCGCCCTGACCGGTGACAATATTGCCGGTTGGTGGAAGGGGGTCACCCCGGAGGAGACCAAGGCGGCGGTGGATATTGTGGGCAAAGCCATTAACGACCGCAAGATCCCCTTTGCCCTGGTGTTCGGCAACCATGACCACGAGGGGCTGTGTGACGAGCAAAACGGCATGACCGAAGAGCAGGCCAAAAAGCAACTGATGGCCTGGTTCCAAGCCTACGAATACTGTATGGCGGTGGACGGTGAGGAGATGACCGGCGTGGGCAACTACAACCTGCCCATTCTCAACACCGCCGGGAACAAAACCGTCTTTAATCTGTGGTTTATGGACTCCAATCCTTATACGGACGAAAGCGAGGGCGGCGGCTACGGCTATGTGCACAAGGATCAGATCGACTGGTACGAGCGCACCTCTAACGCCTTAAAGGCGGAGAACGACGGCAAGCCCGTCCCCTCTCTGCTGTTCCAGCATATTGTGGTGCCGGAGGTGTACGATATGTTTACCGAAGTGTCCAAGGGTACCAAAGGCGCCGTGCGAGGCAACGCCAACCACACCAGCCAGTATTATGTGACCAACCCGGATTACATCGATGCCGGCCACCTGAACGAGGGTCCCTGCCCCGCCAATACCGCCAATGACGGCCAGCTGGACAGTTGGGTCAAGCAGGGCGATATTTTAGGCGCGATCTTTGGCCACGACCATGTGAACGACTACGCCGGTACATATAAAGGCATTCGCCTGTTGGCTGCGCCTGCCGTCACCTTTTACAGCTACGGCAATTACCGGGGTGTGCGCACCATTGACCTGGATGAAAGCAACCTGACTACGTTCCAAACCCAGGTGATCCCCGCCGACAAGCTGATGGATTATACAGTGAAGAACCCCTATATCCGAGAGCATGGCTATTATGAATATAAGAGTGTTTTTATTCCCGCACTGTGCGGCGGCATTGCCGGCCTGGCGGCGCTGACCGCGGTTATCATTGTACTGGTAAAAGTCATTAAAAAGCATAAAGCCAAAAAGTAA